One Actinomyces respiraculi DNA window includes the following coding sequences:
- a CDS encoding polysaccharide biosynthesis protein, which yields MNPAAKRAWAATDVGGSRLHLPHGTIPLLDSVMWAVSLVLVAGLNAEALAHANHGWLPLSLALSIALAVGLHLALYTFVLRGRARFASVDEYPLIMGADALVTSALMILAALLGTVLLPAQVCFYAGAVALTLHFASRWVFVRLVELRHRPQGVRARRTIVLGAGFGGTQAVSLMLEDRSSTFQPVAFLDDDPRKRHLRVSGVRVLGPWNSLERVAAETKADLVLLAVPSASAEQVDQMVRRARALGLEVRVMPSPEEIVDRFPGLGSRSSLIRSTQVFRPLEISDLLGRRAIETDVTAICGYLTGERVLVTGAGGSIGSQLCKEIAKYSPARLIMVDRDESALHSVQLALDGEGMLDSPDLVLGDLRTPGLIDALMEEYQPRIVFHAAALKHLTLTERFPEEAFLTNVAATRDLLLAAAAHGVQRFINISTDKAADPECVLGYSKRLAERLTSTVGLSLDPDRRFISVRFGNVLGSRGSALLTFASQLERGLPMTITDPKMERFFMSVDEACQLVLQAGVLGHSGEVLVLDMGKAHKIEDIARRFALLLGYPDAEVVYTRMRPGEKLAETLFGVGEQDERPYHPLVAQTKVPPLGQQVLQDIVGLREQTEWGQHGALVHRWMEDTSQAGARK from the coding sequence ATGAATCCCGCAGCCAAGAGGGCTTGGGCTGCTACAGACGTCGGCGGCTCGCGCCTACACCTGCCTCACGGCACGATTCCGCTGCTGGACTCCGTCATGTGGGCGGTGTCCCTGGTGCTGGTCGCTGGGCTGAACGCGGAGGCGCTGGCGCATGCCAATCATGGCTGGCTGCCACTGTCCCTGGCGTTGAGCATCGCCCTTGCGGTCGGGCTGCACCTGGCGCTGTATACTTTTGTGCTGCGCGGCCGGGCACGGTTTGCCTCGGTTGACGAGTACCCGCTGATCATGGGTGCTGACGCGCTGGTGACTTCAGCATTGATGATCCTGGCTGCGCTGCTTGGCACGGTGCTGCTACCAGCCCAGGTGTGCTTCTACGCTGGAGCGGTAGCCTTGACCTTGCACTTTGCTTCCCGCTGGGTGTTTGTGCGGTTAGTGGAGCTGCGCCACCGCCCTCAGGGGGTCCGGGCGCGGCGCACCATTGTTCTGGGGGCTGGCTTCGGTGGCACACAGGCCGTCAGTTTGATGTTGGAGGATCGTTCCTCCACGTTCCAGCCAGTTGCGTTCTTGGACGATGACCCGCGTAAGCGGCACTTGCGCGTGTCTGGTGTGCGAGTTCTTGGGCCGTGGAATTCCTTGGAGCGGGTGGCCGCTGAGACGAAAGCTGACCTGGTCCTGCTGGCGGTACCGTCAGCGTCGGCCGAACAGGTTGACCAGATGGTGCGCAGAGCCCGCGCTCTGGGCCTGGAGGTCCGGGTCATGCCGTCTCCCGAGGAGATCGTGGACCGCTTCCCTGGCCTAGGTTCCCGCTCCTCACTGATCCGCAGCACACAGGTCTTCCGTCCCTTGGAGATCTCCGATCTTCTAGGGCGGCGTGCCATCGAGACGGATGTGACTGCCATTTGCGGCTATCTCACGGGTGAGCGCGTGCTGGTCACCGGTGCTGGCGGCTCCATTGGCTCCCAGTTGTGCAAGGAGATCGCCAAGTATTCCCCCGCACGCCTGATCATGGTGGACCGGGATGAGTCGGCGTTGCACTCAGTCCAGCTGGCTCTTGACGGCGAGGGCATGTTGGACTCCCCCGACCTGGTGTTGGGTGACTTGCGTACGCCGGGGCTGATTGATGCGCTGATGGAGGAGTACCAGCCGAGAATCGTGTTTCACGCGGCGGCGCTCAAGCACCTGACGCTGACGGAGCGTTTCCCGGAGGAGGCATTCCTGACAAATGTGGCCGCCACCAGGGACCTGTTGCTGGCGGCTGCGGCACATGGTGTGCAGCGTTTCATCAACATCTCCACGGATAAGGCGGCTGATCCTGAGTGCGTGCTGGGCTACTCGAAGCGCTTGGCTGAGCGCCTGACCTCAACAGTAGGGCTTTCGCTCGATCCGGATCGGAGGTTCATCTCGGTGCGGTTTGGCAATGTCCTTGGGTCGCGTGGCTCCGCGCTGTTGACCTTCGCGTCCCAACTGGAGCGTGGCCTGCCCATGACGATCACCGACCCGAAGATGGAGCGGTTTTTCATGAGTGTGGATGAGGCGTGTCAGTTGGTGCTTCAGGCCGGTGTGTTAGGGCATTCTGGTGAGGTGTTGGTTCTAGACATGGGCAAGGCCCATAAGATCGAAGACATCGCCAGAAGGTTTGCGCTGCTGCTTGGTTACCCTGATGCGGAGGTGGTTTATACCCGTATGCGCCCTGGTGAGAAGCTGGCTGAGACGCTGTTCGGCGTTGGCGAGCAGGACGAGCGGCCGTACCATCCGCTGGTGGCGCAGACCAAGGTTCCTCCGCTTGGGCAGCAGGTGTTGCAAGACATCGTTGGGTTGCGCGAGCAGACTGAGTGGGGCCAGCACGGTGCGCTAGTGCACAGGTGGATGGAGGACACCTCCCAGGCTGGGGCGCGGAAGTGA
- a CDS encoding glycosyl transferase family 4, with amino-acid sequence MIRALVLGLCAAAVLSALFCAVLIPLLRRAQIVDVPVDRSLHSVPVPRGGGIAVTLASVLAVVVAPAAAWTQGGFANFWERFAVVAIGLATILAFAVLGALEDLYSLPSLVRFQAQLGIGLLMGIAVCLKAGAPLWLALGIAACTAALVNVTNFMDGANGLTAGHGVVTAIWFAVVSLTVPLPGLGLLMVPVAGACLGFLPFNALKARVFLGDTGSYALGGAWSFCASLCLLEGVPANAAVAPLLVLVVDTGYTLWMRVRAGQRWYEPHKLHVYQRLVTSGWPHWGVALLVSLVAGLCSAVAFWDLRDGELSLLPVALMAVVLLVYGRVPAMIGAPSPFHKARGLR; translated from the coding sequence GTGATTAGGGCGCTGGTGCTCGGCCTGTGCGCGGCCGCGGTTTTGAGCGCATTGTTCTGCGCTGTTCTGATTCCGCTGCTCCGCCGGGCACAGATCGTTGACGTGCCAGTTGACCGTTCACTGCATAGTGTTCCGGTGCCTCGCGGTGGCGGTATCGCGGTTACTTTGGCGTCCGTACTGGCGGTAGTGGTGGCACCTGCTGCAGCGTGGACCCAGGGAGGCTTTGCAAACTTTTGGGAGCGGTTCGCCGTCGTAGCGATTGGGTTGGCAACGATTTTGGCGTTTGCCGTGCTCGGTGCCCTGGAGGACCTCTACTCATTGCCGTCTTTGGTGCGGTTCCAGGCGCAGCTTGGGATCGGCTTGCTGATGGGGATCGCCGTGTGTCTTAAGGCTGGGGCACCGTTGTGGTTGGCTTTGGGCATTGCGGCGTGCACGGCCGCCTTGGTGAATGTCACGAATTTCATGGACGGCGCGAATGGGCTGACTGCCGGACATGGCGTGGTGACTGCAATCTGGTTTGCGGTGGTGTCCTTGACGGTGCCGCTTCCTGGTTTGGGTTTGCTGATGGTGCCGGTGGCTGGTGCTTGTTTGGGATTTTTGCCGTTCAATGCTTTGAAGGCGAGAGTATTCCTGGGCGACACTGGCTCCTACGCGCTTGGGGGCGCCTGGTCCTTTTGTGCCAGCTTATGCTTGTTGGAGGGTGTACCGGCCAATGCCGCAGTAGCACCGTTGCTGGTTCTGGTGGTGGACACGGGTTACACCTTGTGGATGCGGGTGCGCGCAGGGCAGCGGTGGTATGAGCCGCACAAGCTGCACGTGTATCAGAGGCTTGTTACGTCCGGTTGGCCCCACTGGGGTGTTGCCCTATTGGTGTCATTGGTGGCGGGCCTGTGCTCGGCGGTTGCGTTCTGGGATCTGCGTGATGGTGAGTTGTCCTTGCTGCCTGTGGCGCTGATGGCGGTTGTGCTGCTGGTGTATGGGCGGGTGCCCGCGATGATTGGGGCTCCCAGCCCATTCCATAAAGCGCGTGGTTTGAGGTGA
- a CDS encoding ABC transporter ATP-binding protein — protein sequence MAPSADPGSMASDPTVVVQNVRVRYRVPSTDIADLRAVSRSERLYLHATGQRPKVTVDALKGVSFVARAGESIGILGRNGSGKSTLLRIIAGLETPLSGSVVARSNPVLLGVDAALVPELPGERNVLLGCLAMGLTRAQARAVLPEIVELAGIGKAIYRPMKTYSSGMASRLRFAIAAAVNPDILLIDEALGTGDAAFKERSERKMNQLRAAAGTVFIVSHAAQVIEEMCSRAIWMMDGVLIGDGPGPEIAHDYRWWSWNVAKDEFDKADEILANCREKWAPYAPVIAEPGTYASPQRHAR from the coding sequence ATGGCGCCGAGCGCTGATCCCGGGTCCATGGCCTCGGACCCGACCGTTGTGGTCCAGAACGTGCGTGTGAGATACCGCGTGCCCTCGACGGACATCGCGGACTTGCGTGCGGTCTCCCGCTCGGAGCGTCTGTACCTGCATGCGACGGGTCAGCGCCCGAAGGTCACCGTGGACGCGCTCAAGGGGGTGTCCTTCGTGGCTCGTGCCGGCGAGTCGATCGGTATCCTTGGGCGCAACGGCTCAGGCAAGTCAACGCTGCTGCGCATCATTGCGGGGCTGGAGACGCCGTTGTCCGGCAGCGTGGTGGCACGCTCCAACCCGGTGCTCCTGGGTGTCGACGCGGCGCTGGTGCCGGAACTTCCTGGTGAGCGCAACGTCCTCCTGGGCTGCCTCGCCATGGGGCTCACGCGCGCTCAGGCGCGTGCCGTTCTGCCTGAGATCGTCGAGCTCGCGGGCATCGGCAAGGCCATCTACCGGCCGATGAAGACGTACTCGTCTGGGATGGCGTCGAGGCTGCGTTTTGCCATCGCTGCTGCAGTGAACCCGGACATCCTGCTCATTGACGAGGCCCTGGGCACCGGCGACGCCGCCTTCAAGGAACGCAGTGAGCGGAAGATGAACCAGCTGCGTGCTGCTGCGGGCACGGTGTTCATCGTCAGCCACGCCGCCCAGGTGATTGAGGAGATGTGCTCGCGGGCCATCTGGATGATGGACGGTGTGCTCATCGGCGACGGTCCGGGGCCCGAGATCGCCCACGACTACCGGTGGTGGTCATGGAACGTCGCCAAGGACGAGTTCGACAAGGCCGACGAGATCCTCGCCAACTGCCGGGAGAAATGGGCTCCGTACGCACCCGTCATCGCGGAGCCGGGCACGTACGCCTCCCCGCAACGACACGCTCGGTGA
- a CDS encoding glycosyltransferase yields the protein MPPVQVDKVDSRLRVLYLGTVGRAQGLVSAVRAARLAQDAGTPILLRVVGDGAELAAVQAEAERLAAPVEVLPPVPASQVAAHYTWADSVLVSLQDWPAMGLTVPSKLYEVLGVGRHVSGAVAGEAAQVISDSGGGSVVPPQDPAALAALWSVLARDRSRLRVLGAGRWLAAHASPEVMVSRYEALLQEVARG from the coding sequence GTGCCGCCCGTGCAGGTGGACAAGGTGGATTCGCGGCTCCGGGTGCTCTACCTGGGTACGGTGGGGCGGGCGCAGGGCCTGGTGAGCGCGGTCAGGGCGGCCCGGCTGGCGCAGGACGCGGGCACACCCATATTGCTGCGTGTTGTGGGTGATGGTGCCGAGCTGGCGGCGGTACAGGCTGAGGCTGAGCGGTTGGCGGCCCCGGTGGAGGTGCTGCCCCCGGTCCCTGCTTCGCAGGTTGCTGCCCATTACACCTGGGCGGATTCTGTGTTGGTTTCTTTGCAGGATTGGCCTGCTATGGGGCTGACTGTGCCTTCTAAGCTTTATGAGGTCCTGGGGGTGGGGCGGCACGTTAGTGGGGCGGTGGCTGGTGAGGCCGCGCAGGTGATTAGTGATTCTGGGGGCGGTAGCGTCGTGCCCCCGCAGGATCCGGCCGCCTTGGCGGCTTTGTGGAGCGTTCTGGCGCGGGACCGGTCCCGCCTGCGGGTCTTGGGTGCTGGCCGCTGGCTGGCGGCGCATGCTTCTCCAGAGGTGATGGTTTCTCGTTACGAGGCGCTGCTCCAGGAGGTGGCCCGTGGCTGA